A region from the Spea bombifrons isolate aSpeBom1 chromosome 7, aSpeBom1.2.pri, whole genome shotgun sequence genome encodes:
- the LOC128502311 gene encoding taste receptor type 2 member 7-like: MSPVITGLSLFITSTECMIGILFNFTIVLLNLLDWKQGRKLTQCDKILTLAALNNVLMQSYMNICTIIFVIAPDLAQKNTFFTIASSFQLFHIIYSFWVTSCLCFYYCLSIVNFKHRFLLRMKLKISTVVSSLLLVSGVGSFVFSILCNFSIHVNDLTEIGNGTDSMFFHNLGIEISPVYKVLIIVLGFCLPFGLAVVSVALTLSSLWTHSWRMKQNSPNFSFARVAAHVRAARIMVILVFLYAVFCIAQVTLMSSSWTIRTIWELVIFFLALTYPSLQSRALIFGNTKLRRFYMKICRCSMLNGY; the protein is encoded by the coding sequence ATGTCTCCCGTCATCACGGGACTGAGCTTGTTTATTACTTCTACTGAATGCATGATTGGGATCCTTTTCAATTTCACCATCGTGCTCCTGAATCTTTTAGACTGGAAACAAGGCAGAAAATTGACCCAGTGCGATAAGATCCTGACCCTCGCCGCTCTTAACAACGTTCTCATGCAGTCTTATATGAACATATGCACGATAATCTTTGTCATCGCCCCTGATTTGGctcagaaaaatacattttttacaattgCTTCATCTTTTCAACTCTTTCATATCATCTATAGCTTCTGGGTGACTTCATGTCTCTGCTTTTACTACTGTCTAAGCATTGTGAACTTTAAACACAGATTCCTTCTTCGCATGAAGCTAAAGATCTCCACGGTGGTATCAAGCCTATTGTTGGTGTCCGGGGTGGGATCCTTTGTTTTCAGCATTCTATGTAATTTTAGCATTCATGTTAATGATTTAACGGAAATTGGAAACGGCACCGACagcatgttttttcataatctaGGCATTGAAATCAGTCCAGTTTATAAAGTCCTGATCATTGTCTTGGGCTTTTGCTTGCCCTTTGGGCTAGCTGTTGTCTCGGTGGCCCTCACCTTGTCCTCTCTCTGGACTCACTCTTGGAGAATGAAGCAGAATTCACCAAATTTCAGCTTCGCCCGTGTGGCCGCGCACGTGAGGGCAGCTCGGATAATGGTGATCCTTGTGTTCCTGTATGCCGTCTTCTGCATTGCTCAGGTTACTCTAATGTCCTCTTCATGGACTATTCGAACCATCTGGGAGTTGGTGATATTTTTCCTGGCATTAACCTACCCTTCACTCCAGTCAAGGGCACTTATCTTCGGCAACACCAAACTCCGAAGGTTCTATATGAAGATATGTCGTTGCTCCATGCTGAATGGATATTGA
- the LOC128502312 gene encoding taste receptor type 2 member 7-like, giving the protein MELNTMVPLHFKVGFTISIFECVAGVLLNSFIVMVNFLDWKQGNKLSPCDKILALIAFNNIFLQCDMNVYTFIFIVIPAMVEDHAIHSTISVFLLFQFYYSFWMTSCLCFYYCLSIVNFKHTLLIRMRQRIPIVVSSQLLVSAVASFAISVLSIWNIEIEHFKQTDNSTANPSKNTKMSIEITPVYRAITIFSGCCLPFCIAVLSAALVLVSLWSHTWSMKQNSGSFSVSHIEAHRRAAGIIILLTLLFAVFYAAEVTLLSSSMAFQTFWEFVSLFFVLIYPTAQSFVLILGNTKLRRTCRQICHCS; this is encoded by the coding sequence ATGGAGCTTAATACAATGGTGCCTTTACACTTTAAAGTTGGCTTCACGATCAGTATCTTTGAATGCGTGGCAGGCGTTCTCCTCAATTCCTTCATCGTGATGGTGAATTTCTTGGACTGGAAGCAAGGCAACAAACTGAGTCCGTGCGATAAGATCCTGGCACTCATAGCTTTCAACAACATTTTCCTTCAGTGTGACATGAACGTGTATACATTTATCTTCATAGTTATTCCTGCGATGGTCGAGGACCATGCCATCCACTCAACTATCTCAGTGTTCCTTCTCTTCCAGTTTTACTACAGCTTCTGGATGACCTCTTGTCTCTGCTTCTACTATTGCCTGAGCATTGTTAACTTCAAACATACGCTCCTAATTCGCATGAGACAGAGAATCCCAATTGTGGTCTCAAGTCAGTTGTTGGTGTCAGCGGTGGCTTCCTTTGCCATTAGTGTTCTGTCCATCTGGAATATTGAGATAGAACATTTTAAGCAAACAGACAATAGCACAGCCAATCCTTCCAAAAATACCAAGATGTCCATTGAGATAACTCCTGTTTATAGAGCCATAACCATTTTCTCTGGCTGCTGCTTGCCTTTTTGCATAGCAGTTCTCTCGGCTGCTCTTGTCCTGGTGTCTCTGTGGTCGCACACATGGAGCATGAAACAGAACTCTGGAAGTTTTAGCGTTTCCCATATCGAAGCTCACAGGAGGGCAGCCGGAATAATAATACTTCTTACGCTCCTGTTTGCAGTTTTCTATGCCGCGGAGGTCACTCTATTGTCCTCTTCGATGGCTTTCCAAACATTCTGGGAATTCGTTTCACTCTTCTTTGTTTTAATCTACCCCACAGCTCAGTCCTTCGTTCTCATCCTAGGGAACACAAAACTCAGGAGAACGTGCAGGCAGATATGTCACTGCTCCTAA
- the LOC128502309 gene encoding taste receptor type 2 member 40-like, with product MTVGIFSWLSGLLLNCWILSVNTKDYRAGIRLSPCDQLLTLMGSANLVLQTALSADIVLLTFRSYSAYVTQVHRKILSVQMFLISLSLWLTVWLSVYYCLRIVNFTHGLLFTLKMRISAFLPRLLVFSVVHSFFIAIPSVWTISVKVLPSPFQNMTLNSTINRTDLSMDFHYFMVIFLGCIIPLSLTLIPIGATLRSLWKHTRRMKKNDFGRPQIQAHVTAARTMILLTILYVMFYVASISVLSCSFNIRSIEMHFSWFFIMFYPTTQSIVLIAGNSKLRKAAKSFQKQWTLTE from the coding sequence ATGACGGTTGGCATTTTCAGTTGGCTCTCTGGGCTGCTCCTAAACTGCTGGATCCTATCCGTGAACACCAAGGACTATCGCGCAGGTATCAGGTTGAGTCCGTGTGACCAGCTTCTGACTCTTATGGGGTCAGCCAACTTGGTGCTGCAGACTGCGCTGAGCGCGGACATCGTGCTGCTGACGTTTCGCTCATACAGCGCGTACGTCACTCAGGTACACCGTAAGATATTGAGTGTGCAGATGTTTCTGATTTCTCTCAGCCTTTGGCTCACCGTCTGGCTCTCTGTCTACTACTGCCTGAGAATTGTCAACTTCACCCACGGGTTGTTATTTACTTTGAAGATGAGAATATCAGCCTTTCTGCCACGGCTCCTGGTTTTCTCAGTTGTTCATTCCTTCTTCATTGCCATCCCGTCGGTCTGGACCATCTCCGTGAAAGTCTTGCCGAGTCCATTCCAAAACATGACATTGAATTCCACAATAAATCGAACCGATCTGTCTATGGATTTCCACTACTTCATGGTTATCTTCTTGGGGTGTATTATACCTCTATCCTTAACCCTTATCCCCATCGGGGCCACTCTGAGATCACTCTGGAAACACACAAGAAGGATGAAAAAGAATGATTTTGGCCGCCCCCAGATTCAAGCCCACGTCACAGCGGCCAGGACCATGATCCTTCTAACCATTCTGTACGTTATGTTCTATGTCGCGTCCATCTCGGTGCTGTCCTGCTCGTTTAATATCAGAAGTATTGAAATGCACTTCAGTTGgtttttcataatgttttatcCCACAACCCAATCCATTGTTTTAATTGCAGGGAATTCCAAACTGAGGAAAGCTGCCAAATCTTTCCAGAAACAATGGACGTTAACTGAATAG